The following coding sequences are from one Neurospora crassa OR74A linkage group I, whole genome shotgun sequence window:
- the rho-3 gene encoding small Rho-type GTPase, translated as MPCGLGGSKTVQRKLVLLGDGACGKTSLLNVFTRGYFPTVYEPTVFENYVHDIFVDNVHIELSLWDTAGQEEFDRLRSLSYDDTDLIMLCYSVDSKDSLENVESKWQGEIAENCPGVKIVLVALKCDLREATEDEEDGGANEDGAQREKKPMISYDQGLEVARRIKALRYLECSAMRNRGVNEAFTEAARVALSVKKDREESKCVVM; from the exons ATGCCTTGCGGACTCGGAGGGTCGAAAACAGTGCAGCGCAAGCTCGTCTTGCT CGGCGATGGTGCCTGCGGAAAAACCTCACTGCTCAACGTTTTCACAAGAGG CTATTTCCCCACTGTATACGAGCCGACAGTCTTCGAGAACTATGTGCACG ACATTTTCGTCGACAATGTCCATATTGAACTGTCATTGTGGGATACCGCCGGCCAGGAAGAATTTGACAGGCTACGAAGTCTATCATACG ATGACACCGACTTAATCATGCTTTGCTACTCTGTCGACAGCAAGGACTCGCTCGAAAACGTCGAAAGCAAATGGCAAGGCGAGATTGCTGAAAACTGCCCGGGCGTCAAGATTGTCTTGGTCGCGTTGAAGTGCGACCTGCGCGAGGCGaccgaggacgaagaggatggCGGAGCCAACGAGGACGGTGCTCAACGTGAGAAGAAGCCAATGATCAGCTACGACCAGGGCCTGGAAGTGGCTCGCCGGATCAAGGCCCTTCGATATCTCGAATGCTCCGCCATGCGAAACCGGGGAGTCAACGAAGCCTTCACCGAAGCAGCGCGTGTCGCTTTGTCAGTGAAGAAGGACCGGGAGGAGTCGAAGTGCGTGGTCATGTAA
- a CDS encoding siroheme synthase, with product MASSNLPTAPSAYHTTLLTAQDCREHVHLIIGSNPLAASRVAQSLSVGAKPILIAPVESDMTPTAADSQQNQKRELHHNLANYISSGALTHLDRPFADEDLTTLGRSEVDNVVDAVFVTQHDQLLAERISALCKRKRIPVNVLDNPALCSFSLLSVHVDGPLQIGVTTNGRGCKLASRIRREVASALPKGLGAACARLGDVRRRIITEDAEARTAAGSAIAAAVNEGVDDSIDQSATFNKLVTELDVQAEAAKTRRMRWLAQVCEYWPLKKLVEITDDDVESILQAYPGFSSDNSSASPQPVLPGAVSEGGSSSTTTTSSSSNGRIGRIFLAGSGPGHPDLLTRATYKAIQSADLILADKLVPSGVLDMIPRRTPVSIARKFPGNADRAQEELLEQALEGVRAGKTVLRLKQGDPFIYGRGGEEVAFFREHGLGDRVVVLPGITSSLSAPLFAGIPATQRDVSDQVLICTGTGKKGKPPAPPEYVGSRTVVFLMALHRIGGLVKELTTRLGEADGVAEVQEGEKQRALWPLDTPCAVIERATCPDQRVMRTTLRYVEQAIEQEGSRPPGLLVVGRACEALYTPKQEGQPWVVEDGQFKDLDFEDSLGLSLDATSGVAHTGAA from the coding sequence ATGGCATCCTCAAATTTACCTACGGCTCCTTCAGCCTACCATACTACCCTTCTTACGGCACAAGACTGTCGGGAACATGTTCACCTCATCATCGGTTCCAATCCGCTGGCGGCATCCCGAGTCGCCCAGTCACTCAGCGTGGGCGCAAAACCCATTTTAATTGCTCCGGTAGAGTCGGATAtgacaccaacagcagcggACTCACAACAGAATCAAAAGCGGGAGCTACACCACAACCTGGCCAACTACATCTCTTCTGGAGCCCTAACGCACCTGGATCGGCCTTTTGCGGACGAGGACCTCACTACGCTCGGTCGGTCTGAGGTGGACAATGTCGTGGACGCCGTTTTTGTGACACAACACGACCAATTGCTGGCCGAGCGGATATCAGCCCTGTGCAAGCGCAAGCGCATTCCTGTCAACGTGCTTGACAACCCGGCGCTGTGTTCTTTCAGCCTCCTGAGCGTACACGTCGACGGCCCGCTGCAGATCGGCGTGACAACCAATGGCCGTGGCTGCAAGCTGGCCAGTAGGATTAGGAGAGAGGTGGCTTCTGCGCTACCCAAGGGATTAGGAGCCGCGTGTGCTCGACTTGGAGacgtgaggaggaggatcatCACCGAGGACGCAGAGGCCAGGACTGCTGCAGGGAGCGCCATCGCTGCCGCGGTAAACGAAGGCGTCGACGACTCCATCGACCAGTCGGCAACGTTTAACAAACTTGTCACCGAGCTAGACGTGCAGGCCGAGGCGGCGAAGACGCGCCGCATGCGGTGGTTGGCACAGGTGTGCGAGTATTGGCCCCTGAAGAAGCTGGTGGAAATCACCGATGATGATGTGGAGAGCATCCTCCAGGCATATCCCGGATTCAGCAGCGACAACTCCTCGGCATCACCACAACCTGTTCTCCCGGGTGCTGTCAGTGAgggtggcagcagcagcaccaccaccaccagcagcagcagtaatGGCCGTATTGGACGCATCTTCCTCGCCGGCAGCGGTCCCGGCCACCCGGATCTTCTCACGCGGGCCACATACAAGGCCATCCAATCAGCCGACCTGATTCTCGCCGACAAGTTGGTTCCCTCCGGTGTTTTGGATATGATCCCGCGCCGGACGCCCGTTTCAATTGCCCGCAAATTTCCCGGTAACGCCGATCGCGCGCAGGAAGAGCTGCTCGAGCAGGCTTTGGAAGGTGTTCGTGCGGGCAAGACGGTGTTGCGGCTCAAGCAGGGCGATCCCTTCATTTACGGGcgcggcggcgaggaggtgGCCTTCTTCCGGGAGCACGGGCTCGGCGATCGTGTCGTGGTGTTGCCGGGCATCACAAGCAGCTTGAGCGCGCCGCTGTTTGCGGGTATTCCTGCCACCCAGCGTGATGTGTCAGACCAGGTGCTTATCTGCACTGGAACgggaaagaagggcaagccgccggcgccgcccgAGTACGTCGGCAGTCGTACGGTCGTGTTCTTGATGGCTCTGCATCGTATTGGAGGACTGGTCAAGGAGTTGACAACGCGTCTCGGGGAGGCCGATGGGGTCGCGGAGGTTCAAGAGGGCGAGAAGCAACGGGCACTGTGGCCGCTTGACACCCCGTGTGCGGTTATTGAAAGAGCCACTTGCCCAGATCAGCGGGTTATGCGGACAACGCTCCGATACGTTGAGCAGGCTATCGAACAGGAGGGTAGTCGCCCACCGGGGCTTTTGGTTGTCGGCCGCGCCTGCGAGGCTCTTTACACGCCAAAGCAGGAGGGGCAACcttgggtggtggaggatggTCAGTTCAAAGATCTTGATTTCGAGGATTCTCTGGGCCTCTCGCTTGACGCCACTTCGGGTGTTGCGCACACTGGAGCAGCATGA
- a CDS encoding thioredoxin, variant — MSATVKVGSSTQWRQILSSSAIVVADFYADWCGPCKMIAPVFESLSAKYSKPNKITFCKIDVDSQQEVAQQYGVRAMPTFLILHNGSVIETIQGANPPALTAAVDKAVKLAGGAAGGGAVFKTAGHRLGGSGVAGSRPGTSVARPFKWDFNSLIKTIIAFIGLYVTSLFSLDPYKAAESSPFNKKNSPPQSQSYTGSAASKKPAPRATFKTLSDLGN; from the exons ATGAGCGCAACTGTTAAAGTCGGATCCTCAACGCAATGGCGTCAGATCTTAAGCTCGTCAGCCATCGTAGTTGCGGACT TCTATGCCGACTGGTGTGGCCCATGCAAGATGATCGCTCCAGTGTTTGAGTCGCTGTCGGCCAAATACTCCAAACCCAACAAGATCACATTCTGCAAGATTGACGTCGACAGCCAGCAGGAAGTGGCCCAGCAGTATGGCGTGCGCGCCATGCCGACCTTCCTCATTTTGCACAACGGCTCTGTGATCGAAACAATTCAGGGAGCCAACCCGCCAGCTCTTACGGCCGCTGTTGATAAGGCTGTCAAGTTGGCCGGCGGTGctgcgggtggtggtgctgtgTTCAAGACCGCCGGACACCGACTCGGCGGCAGTGGAGTAGCCGGGTCCCGCCCCGGGACATCAGTGGCCCGTCCTTTCAAGTGGGATTTCAACAGCTTGATCAAGACAATCATAGCTTTCATTGGACTTTATGTCACCTCTCTCTTTTCG CTTGACCCATACAAGGCGGCAGAGAGCTCCCCGTTCAACAAGAAGAATAGTCCCCCGCAATCACAGTCATATACGGGGAGTGCTGCTAGCAAAAAGCCTGCGCCGCGTGCTACGTTCAAGACGTTGTCGGACTTGGGCAACTAA
- a CDS encoding deoxyribose-phosphate aldolase 2 — MGPPQDHSYKRRRIEADETPNSGRQPSSLSAASAKPARFKPTAARDWTISVAVPTSVITDCVTREQRTTWAGRIARACAVFSVDEIVIYDDSPVESRPASTDHEGYTGDVDPAHFLEHLLNYLETPPFMRKLLFPMHPNLRSQGLLPNLDMPHHPYKGEWMPYREGLTLEAQPKGGKGTVVDIGLEDTVTIDEELPPKTRVTLKMPVGEYGSPEPVHPAVPRTEGGYFWGYTVRKAATLSDVFTQSPYEEGYDLSIGTSERGQSLHRAFPEHKEANFTHLLVAFGGPRGLEYAAMNDPELSKIGIHGPRTKELFEHWVNVLPNQGSRGIRTDEAMLIALTGLRRLWDNS, encoded by the exons ATGGGACCCCCGCAAGATCACTCATACAAG AGGCGGCGCATTGAGGCCGACGAGACTCCTAATTCCGGACGCCAACCATCTTCCCTCAGCGCAGCATCTGCCAAGCCAGCACGTTTCAAGCCTACCGCCGCGAGAGATTGGACCATCTCAGTCGCGGTACCTACTAGTGTCATCACCGATTGCGTAACTCGTGAGCAAAGGACAACATGGGCAGGCCGTATTGCGAGAGCCTGCGCGGTTTTCTCTGTCGACGAGATTGTCATATACGACGACAGCCCGGTCGAGTCTCGACCTGCAAGCACCGATCACGAAGGCTATACCGGCGATGTGGACCCCGCGCACTTCCTCGAGCATCTCCTCAACTACCTCGAAACACCGCCCTTTATGCGCAAGCTCCTGTTTCCCATGCACCCGAATCTCAGGTCCCAGGGTTTGCTTCCGAACCTCGACATGCCACATCATCCGTATAAGGGCGAATGGATGCCGTATCGCGAAGGCTTGACACTGGAGGCTCAACCCAAGGGTGGCAAGGG AACCGTTGTCGATATTGGCCTCGAAGACACAGTCACCATTGATGAGGAGCTCCCTCCCAAGACACGAGTTACGTTGAAGATGCCCGTGGGCGAGTACGGATCACCAGAACCTGTCCATCCCGCGGTTCCCAGGACCGAAGGCGGTTACTTCTGGGGTTACACAGTTCGCAAGGCCGCGACACTCTCCGATGTGTTCACCCAGAGTCCTTACGAAGAAGGTTACGATTTGAGCATCGGTACATCAGAGCGTGGACAGTCCCTGCACAGAGCTTTTCCTGAGCACAAGGAGGCCAACTTTACCCATCTTCTCGTCGCATTCGGCGGTCCGCGCGGCCTCGAATACGCTGCCATGAATGACCCCGAGTTGAGCAAGATTGGCATTCATGGTCCCCGTACGAAGGAGCTGTTCGAACACTGGGTGAACGTCTTGCCCAACCAGGGTAGCAGAGGTATCAGGACTGACGAGGCTATGTTGATAGCCCTCACCGGCCTCAGGAGATTGTGGGATAACAGCTGA
- a CDS encoding thioredoxin codes for MSATVKVGSSTQWRQILSSSAIVVADFYADWCGPCKMIAPVFESLSAKYSKPNKITFCKIDVDSQQEVAQQYGVRAMPTFLILHNGSVIETIQGANPPALTAAVDKAVKLAGGAAGGGAVFKTAGHRLGGSGVAGSRPGTSVARPFKWDFNSLIKTIIAFIGLYVTSLFSVRDHCHPSRIWTRFTNKVLIQLDPYKAAESSPFNKKNSPPQSQSYTGSAASKKPAPRATFKTLSDLGN; via the exons ATGAGCGCAACTGTTAAAGTCGGATCCTCAACGCAATGGCGTCAGATCTTAAGCTCGTCAGCCATCGTAGTTGCGGACT TCTATGCCGACTGGTGTGGCCCATGCAAGATGATCGCTCCAGTGTTTGAGTCGCTGTCGGCCAAATACTCCAAACCCAACAAGATCACATTCTGCAAGATTGACGTCGACAGCCAGCAGGAAGTGGCCCAGCAGTATGGCGTGCGCGCCATGCCGACCTTCCTCATTTTGCACAACGGCTCTGTGATCGAAACAATTCAGGGAGCCAACCCGCCAGCTCTTACGGCCGCTGTTGATAAGGCTGTCAAGTTGGCCGGCGGTGctgcgggtggtggtgctgtgTTCAAGACCGCCGGACACCGACTCGGCGGCAGTGGAGTAGCCGGGTCCCGCCCCGGGACATCAGTGGCCCGTCCTTTCAAGTGGGATTTCAACAGCTTGATCAAGACAATCATAGCTTTCATTGGACTTTATGTCACCTCTCTCTTTTCGGTAAGAGATCATTGCCACCCCTCTCGAATCTGGACAAGATTTACTAACAAGGTCCTCATTCAGCTTGACCCATACAAGGCGGCAGAGAGCTCCCCGTTCAACAAGAAGAATAGTCCCCCGCAATCACAGTCATATACGGGGAGTGCTGCTAGCAAAAAGCCTGCGCCGCGTGCTACGTTCAAGACGTTGTCGGACTTGGGCAACTAA
- a CDS encoding lipoyltransferase has translation MHLLHLRLPYRAPSLYPPYALASRLQDHLRRSLLDLKDNRPGSKPYTPTIISFTPLPTYTLGRRQASPLTGDEATRLSAPVYYPSSPLASGGSSPLMSAPIQRIDGEHGTVKLPVSILHSPRGGLTTYHGPGQVVLWPILDLISSQHNKYTVRCYTRLLEKTTISTLWKAFGIHSFTTDDPGVWVRSGAAWAPSPEETGEGEKTEKEEKGEACALAGTTEKSFVGEDEGPLAKVAALGVHLRRHVSGLGTAINVDMPGPEVTREALNPWARFVPCGLEGKTVTSVRGELDKAKGNPQATQRYEGMLNPPAVAGAWAENLARNIGVEEVKTVGEDEVVSLLEELVSGKATQEEVGEEEREFVRLIREQLDREGERGAGGESDGGK, from the coding sequence ATGCATCTCCTGCATCTCCGCCTGCCCTACCGGGCCCCGTCTCTCTACCCTCCCTACGCCCTAGCCTCACGCCTGCAAGACCACCTCCGCCGCTCCCTCCTCGACCTCAAGGACAACCGTCCGGGCTCGAAACCCTACACGCCAACGATTATCTCCTTTACCCCCTTGCCCACCTACACTTTAGGCCGGCGCCAAGCCAGTCCACTCACCGGTGATGAAGCAACACGTCTATCAGCGCCCGTGTATTACCCATCTTCACCCTTAGCTTCGGGGGGGTCGTCCCCATTAATGTCAGCACCAATTCAACGAATAGATGGGGAACACGGAACAGTCAAACTCCCAGTCTCAATCCTTCACTCCCCCCGTGGCGGCCTAACCACCTACCACGGCCCAGGGCAAGTCGTCCTCTGGCCCATCTTGGACTTGATTTCGTCTCAACACAACAAGTACACAGTGCGGTGCTACACGCGTCTCCTAGAGAAAACGACCATTTCCACTCTTTGGAAAGCGTTTGGTATCCATTCTTTCACGACGGACGATCCGGGGGTTTGGGTTAGGAGTGGGGCTGCTTGGGCACCATCACCAGAGGAGAccggggagggggagaagacggagaaggaagagaagggggaggcATGTGCGCTGGCTGGAACTACTGAGAAGTCTTTTGTAGGTGAGGATGAGGGTCCGTTAGCCAAAGTCGCCGCCTTGGGCGTCCATCTCCGCCGCCACGTCTCCGGTCTCGGTACGGCCATCAACGTAGACATGCCCGGCCCGGAAGTCACGAGGGAGGCACTCAATCCGTGGGCGAGGTTTGTGCCATGTGGCTTGGAGGGGAAGACGGTGACGAGTGTTAGGGGGGAGTTGGACAAGGCCAAGGGTAATCCGCAGGCCACGCAAAGGTATGAGGGGATGCTGAACCCGCCTGCTGTGGCGGGTGCTTGGGCGGAGAACTTAGCGAGGAATAttggggttgaggaggtGAAGACGGTGGGGGAAGATGAGGTGGTGAGCTTATTGGAGGAATTGGTTAGTGGGAAGGCCACACAAGAGgaggtgggagaggaggagagggagttTGTGAGGCTGATTAGGGAGCAATTGGAtcgggagggagagaggggggcGGGAGGGGAATCTGACGGTGGGAAGTAG
- a CDS encoding mito ribosomal protein S22 — MLSAGRFQNRCPGCRQQVLSFYDALLQQRTRVAARPLLRPSPTSPAARRGLVRHLSSTRSVFQEATQKTAGATSTEPELSREDAEYDAETFVRQARQTFKHTLPYGYFTEEEYKIYERLYGAPLRETVPEDVGIPQLGGVNTGRQNGPQHTLFAETESGHFEEVEYTIEQPPVEESDVEAVAELRPLTEAQIDYLNVTANNKREFAALMRLQRDFEAASLRPLEEIVEEEEVQQKEEVGHYEEEEGIEEDEEERFLPEQSINDRVHSHTAIGIFRTKPSTLLLPKATFTEPIKDLLSRTNPSHVREHAEKVFGGPGLPHSPATPATKKNLGQKPVAMQAGHHRMSAIEADTYITTVLPGLYATTTSILVEVRKRLGSDWLQGLLTNGTGPRVLDVGAGGAGLAAWQEVLQAEWELLREQGKVLGREPVGKKTVVVGSENLRQRVSRFLHNTTFLPRLPDYLHSAEGAERMLESGGGPGQKKAFDVIIASHQLMPLDKAYKRKDFIDNLWTMLNPEGGVLIVLEKGHPRGFEAVADVRDRMLSEFIIPPVSAETGEDMTAVPESGRIREPGHIIAPCTNHTKCPMYLTPGESAGRKDFCHFSQRFIRPSFLQRVLGASHRNHEDIEFSYIAIRRGAHPDGVRSSSTGSNLTDSTSSFFQGPEAVDRAFKGYEDVEAGTPHALSLPRNVMPPLKSKGHVTLDLCTPAGTIERWVVPKSFSKQAYHDARKAKWGDLWALGAKTRTRREIRLGKAGKNAENLATGLKNAGDGGVRSRELAGLGSKKKPRVVEVTVDPNTNRILAASEKYPNGRAPVERRTKNGRKVKMNDLMDELQDDPHHGKYVDPDDIEDEEFRRAPLPEGFLEKGLFGDKK; from the coding sequence ATGCTATCGGCGGGCAGATTTCAAAACCGATGCCCTGGCTGTAGGCAGCAAGTCTTGAGCTTTTACGATGCTCTTCTGCAGCAGCGCACCAGGGTGGCTGCCCGGCCACTTTTACGCCCATCCCCCACCAGTCCCGCAGCGCGTCGCGGTTTGGTTCGACATCTATCTTCCACCAGATCAGTTTTCCAAGAAGCGACACAAAAAACTGCCGGCGCTACTTCGACAGAACCCGAGTTAAGCCGCGAAGATGCCGAATACGATGCCGAAACGTTCGTACGCCAAGCACGTCAGACTTTCAAGCACACGCTTCCCTATGGCTACTTTACAGAAGAAGAATACAAGATCTATGAGCGACTATACGGCGCACCACTTCGCGAGACAGTACCAGAGGATGTCGGAATACCTCAACTTGGCGGTGTCAATACTGGGCGGCAAAATGGGCCTCAGCATACTTTGTTTGCGGAAACCGAGTCTGGACACTTCGAAGAGGTCGAATACACCATCGAGCAGCCTCCTGTGGAAGAAAGCGATGTAGAAGCCGTCGCAGAATTACGCCCTCTTACCGAGGCTCAGATCGATTATCTGAACGTAACGGCCAACAACAAGCGCGAGTTTGCTGCGCTGATGAGACTGCAAAGGGACTTTGAGGCGGCCAGTCTTCGCCCGCTTGAGGAGAttgtggaggaagaggaggtccaacaaaaggaagaggtggggcactatgaagaggaagagggcatcgaagaggatgaagaagagcggTTCTTGCCTGAGCAATCTATCAACGACAGAGTTCATTCACATACCGCCATCGGCATCTTTAGGACCAAGCCAAGCACGCTGCTTCTTCCCAAGGCAACCTTTACCGAGCCTATTAAAGATCTTCTTAGCCGCACCAACCCGAGCCATGTCCGCGAACATGCTGAGAAAGTCTTTGGTGGTCCGGGACTTCCACATTCACCGGCCACGCCGGCAACGAAGAAGAACCTGGGACAAAAGCCTGTGGCAATGCAAGCAGGCCATCATAGGATGAGCGCGATCGAGGCAGACACCTATATCACCACCGTACTCCCTGGTCTGTATGCCACTACTACCAGCATTTTGGTTGAGGTCCGCAAGCGCCTTGGCTCTGATTGGCTTCAGGGACTTCTTACCAACGGTACGGGCCCGCGAGTTCTCGACGTCGGCGCTGGTGGAGCGGGTCTTGCTGCGTGGCAGGAGGTTCTTCAAGCGGAGTGGGAGCTTCTTCGCGAGCAAGGCAAGGTTCTAGGTCGCGAACCCGTTGGAAAGAAGACTGTCGTTGTGGGTTCCGAAAACCTGCGACAACGTGTGTCCCGGTTTCTTCACAACACGACATTCCTTCCCCGACTACCCGATTATTTGCATTCGGCCGAGGGAGCTGAGCGCATGCTCGAGTCTGGAGGAGGACCCGGGCAGAAAAAGGCTTTCGATGTCATCATCGCTTCACATCAATTAATGCCACTCGACAAGGCCTATAAACGCAAGGATTTCATCGACAACCTTTGGACGATGCTTAATCCCGAGGGTGGTGTTCTTATTGTTCTGGAAAAGGGTCATCCCCGGGGCTTCGAGGCTGTGGCTGATGTCCGCGACCGGATGCTTAGCGAGTTCATCATCCCGCCCGTTTCTGCGGAGACTGGCGAGGATATGACAGCGGTTCCTGAATCGGGACGCATCCGCGAACCCGGCCACATCATTGCCCCTTGCACGAACCATACCAAGTGCCCCATGTACCTGACCCCCGGAGAGAGCGCAGGCCGCAAGGATTTCTGCCATTTCAGTCAACGATTCATCcgcccttctttccttcagAGAGTTCTTGGTGCCTCGCATCGTAACCACGAGGACATCGAGTTTAGCTACATCGCCATTCGCAGAGGCGCCCACCCAGACGGGGTAAGATCCTCGTCCACTGGATCTAACTTGACCGATTCTACATCATCGTTCTTCCAAGGTCCAGAAGCTGTGGACCGTGCCTTCAAGGGCTATGAAGATGTTGAAGCCGGCACTCCCCacgctctttctcttccgCGCAACGTCATGCCACCTCTCAAGAGCAAGGGTCACGTCACGCTCGACCTCTGCACCCCAGCTGGCACCATTGAGCGCTGGGTGGTTCCCAAGTCATTTTCCAAGCAGGCGTACCATGACGCCCGCAAGGCCAAGTGGGGTGACCTGTGGGCCTTGGGAGCGAAGACTCGCACCCGCCGTGAAATCCGTCTAGGCAAGGCCGGCAAGAATGCCGAGAACCTCGCTACGGGTCTCAAGAACgcgggcgacggcggcgtTCGCTCCCGTGAACTTGCTGGCCTCggcagcaagaagaagcctaGAGTGGTCGAGGTTACGGTCGATCCCAACACGAACAGAATCCTGGCTGCCAGCGAGAAGTATCCTAACGGCAGAGCGCCGGTCGAGAGGCGGACGAAGAATGGTAGGAAGGTCAAGATGAACGACCTTATGGACGAGCTTCAGGATGATCCTCATCATGGGAAGTATGTCGATCCTGATGATattgaggatgaggagttCAGGCGGGCACCACTCCCGGAAGGATTTTTGGAGAAGGGATTGTTCGGTGACAAGAAGTAA
- a CDS encoding ubiquitin thiolesterase — translation MYQPESAAYISLSAGYGNAHGLPDYTFEQTSIGGGGGSGGGLGRGGGAEAAATAAGAAAVGSAIAAPGTTGAIFSPGPAGPRGSISGNSVPSGPASRPLFTTHAGNSFHPHHSSPHSLPPHHTSSHGGHSQHHQHQQSHSPLSYVSHSLSPSVGGSTSPSSPASISQLPPQQQHHHHHHHQHPQQQQYQHSRFDSQVPRYQSPSSIHQQQHHIKMEAIGDDHSDLAAAQGYQEYQPELNGLPVGDKLPSTAITEEYAKADPVYVQKTRSLPAVYSHYRPMLGDGNCGWRAIGFGYFETLIKLGNKAQVDGERERLESLNEYIQHHGGFDPMVFVDFVEETDELLKRISDKLNVPEEAMSEVMHAFTDAEKSNAIIYHLRLLASSWLKENRGSHEAFITTDESVEKFCQRVIEVPNIEIDQLGLQALVSILLKPVGFVLRVAYLDRSPGSEVNTYSFPEEAISQPTSPLDPVICLLYRPDHYDILYPVDPTPPPAPMNIQVFRATIPQYEITSAPPFTAAGDYDLLAALPGFSSSPSPLGALGVGLGPSLGSPLAPFTQAPTPSWMSAPFGTESLQPVATPLPIAAAAPPPPPPQQTHPLRFSEYCQMPEYVENDTWREPTFQTSTFKNSHFNVAHYNNPNFQPEEYKPENDEYDPPPRSGRKRGSV, via the exons ATGTATCAGCCCGAATCTGCAGCGTACATATCTCTCTCGGCGGGATATGGTAATGCACACGGACTTCCCGACTACACATTCGAACAGACATCAataggtggaggtggtggtagtggtggtggtcttggaCGTGGAGGCGGCGCGGAAGCGGCCGCTACAGCAGCAGGCGCCGCCGCTGTTGGGTCAGCAATAGCTGCCCCTGGAACCACTGGGGCAATCTTCAGTCCAGGTCCAGCCGGGCCCAGGGGCAGTATCAGCGGTAACAGCGTCCCCAGCGGCCCCGCATCCCGACCCTTGTTCACAACCCACGCGGGCAACTCGTTCCATCCCCATCACTCGTCGCCGCACTCGTTACCACCGCATCACACCAGCAGCCACGGCGGGCACagccaacaccatcaacaccaacagtCGCACAGCCCGCTCTCATACGTCTCGCATTCGCTCTCTCCCAGCGTTGGCGGCAGCACAAGCCCCTCCTCGCCAGCTTCCATTTCACAACTTCCcccacagcagcaacatcatcatcatcatcatcatcaacatccacaacaacagcaataCCAGCACTCCCGATTTGATTCTCAAGTACCGCGCTATCAATCACCGTCGTCcattcatcaacaacaacatcacatTAAAATGGAAGCAATCGGCGACGATCATAGCGACTTGGCCGCAGCCCAAGGGTACCAGGAGTACCAGCCTGAGCTCAAT GGTCTTCCTGTTGGCGACAAATTACCAAGCACAGCCATCACGGAAGAATACGCCAAAGCCGATCCCGTCTATGTCCAGAAAACAAGG TCTCTGCCCGCGGTATACTCCCATTACCGTCCAATGTTGGGGGATGGCAACTGCGGCTGGAGAG CAATCGGCTTTGGCTACTTTGAGACCCTCATCAAGCTCGGCAACAAGGCCCAGGTGGATGGTGAGAGAGAGCGTCTAGAAAGCCTTAATGAGTACATCCAGCACCACGGTGGCTTTGACCCAATGGTATTCGTGGATTTTGTCGAGGAAACAGATGAGCTCCTGAAGAGGATTTCGGACAAGCTCAATGTCCCCGAGGAAGCCATGAGCGAAGTTATGCACGCCTTCACCGATGCAGAAAAATCCAACGCCATCATCTACCACCTTCGCCTGCTCGCAAGTTCCTGGCTCAAAGAGAATCGCGGCAGTCACGAAGCCTTCATCACTACGGATGAAAGTGTTGAAAAATTCTGTCAGCGTGTTATCGAGGTACCCAATATTGAGATCGACCAACTGGGCTTGCAGGCACTGGTCAGCATACTTCTGAAGCCCGTTGGTTTCGTCTTGAGAGTCGCTTATCTGGACCGTAGCCCCGGCTCTGAGGTCAACACCTACAGCTTCCCCGAAGAGGCAATCAGCCAGCCGACATCTCCCCTTGACCCCGTCATCTGCTTACTTTACCGGCCCGACCACTATGACATTCTCTACCCCGTGGACCCAACACCTCCGCCCGCGCCTATGAACATCCAGGTTTTCCGAGCCACCATCCCCCAGTATGAGATTACATCCGCTCCGCCGTTCACAGCCGCGGGAGATTACGACCTCCTTGCAGCACTGCCAGGCTTCAgctcctctccctcgccaCTTGGGGCACTGGGCGTTGGGCTTGGGCCATCGCTTGGCTCGCCGCTTGCGCCGTTCACCCAAGCCCCGACACCATCTTGGATGTCTGCCCCTTTCGGAACGGAATCACTCCAGCCAGTCGCCACCCCCCTACCCATCGCCGCAGCGGCtcctccaccgccaccacctcaGCAGACGCATCCGTTGAGGTTTAGCGAATACTGCCAGATGCCCGAGTATGTTGAGAACGACACGTGGCGCGAACCGACGTTCCAGACGTCGACATTTAAGAACAGTCACTTCAACGTTGCGCATTACAATAACCCCAACTTCCAACCAGAGGAGTACAAACCGGAGAATGACGAGTATGATCCACCACCAAGGAGCGGGCGGAAGAGAGGGAGTGTATAG